In Lysobacter sp. FW306-1B-D06B, the sequence GGCCACGACGATGGCGTTGTTCGACCAGAGCCAGCAGCTCGGCGACGTGCTGCGCGAGTCGACGCTGAAAGGCCAGTCGCTGGCCGACGTGCTGCCGACCTATCTGCGCGTGGTCGCGCGCCTGCTCGACGCCGACGGCGTGCTGATGATCCTCGGCTCGCGCCAGGCCAGCATCGGCCCGGTGCCGGGCGGGGAGTCGTTGTCGGAACTGTGCGCCTGGGGCGCCGCGCGCGCGGGCGCCGTGGCGATGACCCACCGGCGAGAGGACTGGCGCAGCCAGTCGCACCCCGCCGACGGGCTTGCCGGCGTGCTGGCGATGGCCTTCGGCCGCGACGGCGACGGCCTGTACTGCTTCCGCAAGGAGCAGATCGAGGAGGTCACCTGGGCCGGCACGCCGCACAAGGCGACCGTGCCCACCGACGACGGCACGCGCATCGCACCGCGTCGCAGTTTCGCGGCCTGGCGCGAGACCGTGCGCGGCCAGAGCGTGCAGTGGAGCGACAGCGACCGACGCATCGCCGAGCGCCTGTACGACATCCTCATCGACCTGCATCGTCGCAGCACCGTCAACGCCGACGAACAGCAGACGCTGCGCCAGCGCCAGAACGTGCGCGAGGAGAGCGAACGCCTGTCGCGACTGGCGGCAATGCTGGGCGACATGCAGCATCTGGACGAGGCGCAGACGCGGTATCTGGCCGAGCAGATCGCCGAGCTGGAGCTGCACATGCGCAGCATCACGCATCGTGGCGACCGCGAGGACAACAGCGGCGATCGCTGACCCCTGCGCGCGATCCGATCCGCCGTAGCACCGGACGCTTTGCGCGACGCGGGCGACACGCGTCCGACGGTGTTTCGTTCAGCCTGAACGATGAAGTGCAGGCCGCGTCATCACGGTGGTTTCACGCCAGCCGGCCGGAAATGTGTCGGCGGTGAACCCAGGCCGGCGCACGGCCATCGATGTCGTCCATCGCACGCGTCATTCGCCAGCGGAAACGGACCGTCGGGAGGGAGGGACGATGTCGAGCGCGCAACCCATGCCGTGTCGCCGCCATGCGCGGCGCACGAATGAGCGGGCGCACGACGCACCTCGTGATGTCGGCCACGGGCCACCGGGCCAGGGTTCCACCGTCCACAGCCATCCGAACACCGCACCGGCACACGCCGGACGGTAGGGCTGCGCCATACGTCGCGTCCTGCACGCGGCACCGGGTCCGGCATCGGTCGGGGCCGTCACATCGAGGAGATGCGCCATGCGTCGTTCGCCCTTGTTCGCTGCCATCGCGCTGTTGTCGTGCACGACGGCCGCTCCGGTCATGGCCGAGGGCCAGGCGGATGTACCGCCTTCGGCGGCCGTCGCCGCCGCGGCCAAGGTGCAGCCCGAAGCCCTCGCCGCGCTCGACAGGATGGCCAAGTACCTGCGCAGCCTGAAGAGCTTCGGCCTGCGCGCCGACACCACGCTGGACCTGGTCACCGAAGACGACCAGAAGCTGCAGTTCCCCGGCACGATCGACTACAAGGTGCGCGTTCCCAACGGCCTTCGCATCGACATGAAGACCGACCGCAAGGAGCGCCAGCTGTTCTACGACGGCAAGACGCTGACGGTCTACGGCCCCAAGAACAAGCTCTACGCGCAGACCGATGCGCCGCCGACGATCGCAAAGCTGCTCGCCGTGGCCGAGGACAAGTACGGCATCGAACTGCCGCTGGCCGACCTGTTCCTGTGGGGCACCGACAAGGCGCCGGTGTCCGCGCTCAAGTCGGCGGTCTTCGTCGGCCCGGCGCGCATCGATGGCAGCGTCACCGACCAGTACGCCTTCCGCCAGGACGGCGTGGACTGGCAGCTGTGGATCGAAGCGGGCGACAAGCCGCTGCCGCGCCGGCTGGTGATCACCACCACCGACGATCCGACGCAGCCGCAGTTCGCAAGCACCTTGACCTGGAACACCAACGCCGCGGTCCGCGATGCCGACTTCGCCTTCACGCCCCCCAAGGACGCCGGTCGCATCAAGCTCGTGGAAGTCGATGTCGTCGCCGTGGAGGACGCGAAATGAACGCAGCTCGCCATGCCATTCCGCTCGGTGCCTGCCTGGGCCTGCTCGCGGGCACCACCGCCCTGCTTTGCGTGAGCTTCGACGCGGACGCCGGACCGCGTGCGCGCGGCGGCGCACGCACCAGCGTCAACCACGCCGGTGGCGGCGGCCATGCCGCAGCGGCGAACCGCGGTGCGAACGTCAGCCACGGCGGCAACGTCAATCGCAACACGAACGTCAACCGCAACACGAACGTGAACCGCAACACCAACATCAACCGCGACGTGAACATCCACAACGACATCGACATCGACGTGGACGACCACTGGCACGGCGGCTGGTACGACGACCATCCCATCGCGACCGCGGCGGCGGTGACGACGGCGGTGGCGGTGACCGCGGCGGCGATCGGCTCGGTCGTGTACTCGGTGCCGCCCAGCTGCGTGACCACAGTGGTCAACGGCGTGGCCTACCAGCAGTGCGGGAGCACCTGGTACCAGCCGCAGTACGCCGGAACGACCGTGCAGTACGTCGTGGTGAACCCGCCGGGCTGAGGTGCGCCGCTGTCGGCACATCCGGCCTTCCACGCACGCTGCGACGTGCCGCATGCAACACGGAGTCCTCATGCGTATTCACTCGTTGGTGCTCGCCGCGACGCTGGCGTTTGCGATGTGTCCCGCGATGTCGGTCGAACCGGGATTCGCGCTCGCACAGGCACCGGCCGCGGGCGCGGCGGCGAACATCGACGCGCGCCCGTTCCCGCGTCAGTTCACCCAGCAGGGCACGAGTTTCAGCGTGCACCAGCCGCAGTACGACAGCTGGGAAGGCAACCAGCTCAAGGGCCGCTTCGCGATGTCGGTCAAGACCGGCACGCACAACGGTCCCGACGGCAAGCCCGAAGACACCGCCGATTACGGCGTGGTGACCTTCCAGGCGCGCACGCAGATCGACAAGGACGCGCGCGCGGTCGTGCTCACCGACCTGCAACTCACCGGCGCCACCTTCCCCACCGCGACGGCGAAGCAGGCGCAGTACCTGGAACTGGCGCGCGCGCAGCTCAAGCAGCGCTCCACGCTCACCGTTTCACTGGACCAGCTCGAATCGGCGATGGCGATCGCCGCGGTCGATGCGAAGACGCCCGCGTCGCTGCCCGTGCGCAACGATCCGCCGGACATCCTCTTCAGCACGCAGGCGGCGGTGCTGATCCTGGTCGATGGCCCGCCGGCACTGAAGCCCAGCGGCGTCGCCGGCGTGCAGCGCGTGATCAACAGCCGCTCGCTGCTGCTGCAACAGGGCGGACAGTACTACACCTACCTCGGCGGGCACTGGGCGAAAGCGTCGTCGCTGGCCGGCCCGTGGAGCGCGGTCGCGACGGTGGATGCCGCATTGACCAACGCGATGCGGCAGGCGGTGTCGTCCAAGCAGGTGGACACGCTCGACAATCCGCCCGATGCGCTCAAGCAGGCCTTCGCCAACGGCGGCGTTCCCGAAATCCATGTCAGCACGCGTCCAGCCGAGCTCATCACCGTGCAGGGCGAGCCGCAGTTCGCGGCGGTGCCGGGCACGAAGCTGAGCTACATCGCCAACACCGGCGCGGACGTGTTCGTCGACGGCGGCGCCGACAACGCGTGGTACGTGCTGGTGTCCGGCCGCTGGTTCACCGCGCCCGGCAGCAAGGGCCCGTGGAAGTACGTCGCGCCGGGCGCGCTGCCGGCGGAGTTCGCGAAGATCCCGCCCGACAGCGACAAGAGCGGCGTGCTCGCGTCCATTCCCGGCACGCCCGAGTCCAGGGAAGCGCTGATCGCCAACGACATCCCGCAGACCGCGTCGGTGAACAAGAGTCAGGCGAAGTTGACCGTCGCCTACGACGGCGCGCCGCAGTTCGCGCCGATCGAAGGCACGCAGTTGCAGTACGCGCGCAACACCGCGGTGCCGGTGATCCGCGTGGCCGACGGCGGTTACTACGCGGTCGACAAGGGCGTGTGGTTCACGGCGAAGGCGGCGACCGGCCCGTGGTCGGTGGCCACCAGCGTGCCGGCGGAGATTTACGCGATCCCGACCAGTTCGCCGTTGCACTACGTCACCTACGTGCGCGTGTACGGCGGCAGCGGCGACGAGGTGTACGTGGGCTACACGCCGGGCTATTACGGCACGGTGGTGACCGACGATGTCGTCGTCTACGGCACCGGCTACGCGTGCACGCCGTGGGTCGGCGCGTACTGGTACGGCTGCCCGGCCACCTACGGCATGGGCGCGTATTTCGGCTGGAATCCGTGGGTGGGCTGGACCTTCGGCTGGGGCTGGGGCTGGTACGACGGCTGGTACGGGCCGTACAGCCCATGGTGGGGTCCCTGGTACGGCCCCGTGTATCCCTACGGCTGGTGGGGCGGCGGCGCGGCGGCGTGGAATGTCTACGGCCACTGGGGCAACGCGGCCGTGCGCGGTACCGCCGCGGCATGGGCCGATCCGTGGACGGGCAACGTCGGGCGCGGCGCGCGCGGCGGTTACTACAACGAAGCCACCGGCGGACGCGGCATCGGCCGCGCGGGCGTCAACACCAACATTTACACCGGCACCACCTCGGCCGGCGCGCAGGGCATCCGCTACAACCCGGAAACCGGGCGCGTGGTCGCGGGCGGCGGCGCGGCGGCGGTCAATCCGTACACCGGCCAGGCCGCGCGCGCGGGCGAACGCACGGTGGTGAACACCAACACGGGCCGCGTGACGCAGGCGGCGGGCGGCGCAGCGGTCGGCCCCGGCGGCGCGGCCGCGGGCGGTGCGTTCAACACGCAGGGACCGGGCGGCAACGAGGCCCGCGGCGCGGGTGGATTCCACTACAACGCCGACAGTGGCACGTTGAACCTTGGAGGCGTCGTCGAGGTGAACGACAACGTCTACGCCGGACGCAACGGCGAGGTCTACAAGCACGACGAAAACGGCTGGAGCGAAGTGGACCGTCCCGACCGTTCGCAGAACGTGTCCGGACAGACGCGCCAGAACATCGATCCCTCCACCCTCGACCGCGACCGCTTCGCGCGCGAACGCGGCGACCAGCGCAGCTCGGGCGCGCTGAATCCCGCCGCCTTCCAGCGCCAGGGCGGCGGATTCGATCGTCCGGCCGGTGGCGGTGGCGGCATGCAGCGCCCGGCCGGCGGTTATCAACGGCCGGTTGGCGGCTTCCGTCCGGGCCTGGGTGGAGGCGGCTTCCGCGGCGGCGGTGGCCGCCGACGCTGACATTCCGCCATCGCGCGGCGGCGGCGGCTACAGCGCCCGCCGCCACGCACGGCCCCGCGATGGGCCGGCGAGTACGCGATGGCCCGCTTCATTGCCAGGGAGAGATCGATGAACACACGCAACCTGTCCGCGTCCTGCATCGTGCTGGCCACGCTCGGCCTCGCGCCGCCTGCGTTGGCCACCGAAGGCGCGCTGGGCCGCACCATCACCGGCACCACCGTGCAGTCCTTCGCGGGCGTGGTTCCGCCGACGCCGGGCTTCAACGCGGCCATCGGCTTCGTGCACTACTCCGGCGAGATCGGCGGCTCGCGCGAAACGCCGGTGAACAACCTGCTCACGCTCGGCCTGGACGCGGACTTCGACATGGTCAGCGTGACCGGCCTGTACGTGTGGGACACCGGCGAAGGGCGCTGGAATTTCGCCTCGATGGCGACGCTGCCGTTCGCCACCGTGGACGTCACCGCGAACGTCGCGCTCGGCCCGCGCACGGGCCAGGTCAAGGACAAGGCCGACTGGGACGTGTTCGATCCCTTCTTCGCGCCGATCATTGCCGGCTACCACTTCGACCAGACGCATCACATGACGCTGGCGCTGTACATCTACAGCGACTGGGGCAGCTACGACCCCGACCGCCTGGCGAACCTGAGCCTCAACAACTGGACCTACTCGCCCACGGTCGGCTACACGCAGCTGATGCAGAAGGGCACGCTGGAATTCACCGCCGTCGGCGCGGTGGACTTCTACACGCGCAACGACGCGACCGATTACAAGAACGGCGCCGTGTTCCGCCTCGACGCGCAACTGGTCAAGCGCTTCGCCAACGGCTGGGGCGTGGGCGGCATCGGCGGGTGGATCGAGCAGCTGGAAGACGACGAAGGCCCGACCGCCGATCGCCTCGACGGCTTCAAGGGCCACGCGCTGGCGCTGGGACCGACCGTCAACTACACGAAGAAGTGGGACGGCGGACAGGTCGAGTTCGCGGCCCGCTGGCTTTCCGAGTTCAACGTGAAGCGGCGGCTCAAGGGCGATCCGTTGATGGTGACGGCGACCATCGCGTTCTGATTGCAAGCTTCCACAGGCGTGGCGATGCCCGCGCGCGGGGTGCGGAATGCCCTCGCGCTGCTGCTTGGTCGCATCGCGTGGGCGTGCGGGCGCCCTCGATCGAGTCTCCGGCGCCCTCGGACGGGCATGACGGTGCCCTCACGCGGGGTGCGGAGCACCCTCGCGCTGCTACTTGGTCGCATCGCGTGGGCATGCGGGCGCCCTCGATCGAGTCTCCGGCGCCCTCGCACGGGTACGACGATGCCCTCGTGCGGGTGTCGGAACACCCTCGCGATACGACTTACTCGCAGCGCGAGGGCGTTGTTGCGCCTTCGCGACCCTGCCGCGCAGCCTCGCGATCCTCGCCGCGACTCGTTCGAGGGTGGCGGGCTGCCCTCGCGAGGGTGACTCACTGCCCGCGCGAGGGTGGCGCAGTACCTGTGGCGTATCAGTGGAAGCCCTTCTCCCGCGCGCGGGAGAAGGTGCCGGCAGGCGGATGAGGGCGAGGTGCGCGAATGCGGCCGCCTGCCCTCACCCCAACCCCTCTCCCGCAAGCGGGAGAGGGGCTCAATGCGCACGCGACATGCGCCGTCCCGTAACGGAGAAAACCCCTCTTCCGCATGCAGAAGAGGCGCACTTCACCCCGACGCATCGCGCGGCGGCTTGCGCGTAGCCGAGCCGCGCTGTCGCGCCTCGACGTGATCGCGCGCGACGCGCGCCAGGTCTTCGTAGCGCTTGCGCATGCGATCGAGTTCGTCCTGGTCCATTTCCTCCAGGTCCAGCAG encodes:
- a CDS encoding DUF2092 domain-containing protein; the protein is MRRSPLFAAIALLSCTTAAPVMAEGQADVPPSAAVAAAAKVQPEALAALDRMAKYLRSLKSFGLRADTTLDLVTEDDQKLQFPGTIDYKVRVPNGLRIDMKTDRKERQLFYDGKTLTVYGPKNKLYAQTDAPPTIAKLLAVAEDKYGIELPLADLFLWGTDKAPVSALKSAVFVGPARIDGSVTDQYAFRQDGVDWQLWIEAGDKPLPRRLVITTTDDPTQPQFASTLTWNTNAAVRDADFAFTPPKDAGRIKLVEVDVVAVEDAK
- a CDS encoding transporter gives rise to the protein MNTRNLSASCIVLATLGLAPPALATEGALGRTITGTTVQSFAGVVPPTPGFNAAIGFVHYSGEIGGSRETPVNNLLTLGLDADFDMVSVTGLYVWDTGEGRWNFASMATLPFATVDVTANVALGPRTGQVKDKADWDVFDPFFAPIIAGYHFDQTHHMTLALYIYSDWGSYDPDRLANLSLNNWTYSPTVGYTQLMQKGTLEFTAVGAVDFYTRNDATDYKNGAVFRLDAQLVKRFANGWGVGGIGGWIEQLEDDEGPTADRLDGFKGHALALGPTVNYTKKWDGGQVEFAARWLSEFNVKRRLKGDPLMVTATIAF